One Cryomorphaceae bacterium 1068 DNA window includes the following coding sequences:
- the rfbA gene encoding glucose-1-phosphate thymidylyltransferase RfbA, with the protein MKGIILAGGSGTRLYPLTISVSKQLMPVYDKPMIYYPLSTLMSAGISEILIITTPHDHENFKRLLGDGKRLGCNFTYAVQEEPNGLAQAFVIGEEFIGKDKVALILGDNIFYGYGLEELLSENNDPEGGIVYAYHVSDPERYGVVEFDKEMKALSIEEKPEKPKSNYAVPGLYFYDNSVVEIAKNLKPSARGEYEITDVNKAYLAQGKLQVSVMNRGTAWLDTGTFSSLMAAGQFVEVIEDRQGLKVGCIEEVAYRKGFIDADQLNQIAQPFVKSGYGQYLLNLIK; encoded by the coding sequence ATGAAAGGAATCATTTTAGCCGGAGGCTCAGGAACCCGACTCTATCCGCTTACCATATCGGTGAGCAAGCAGCTGATGCCTGTCTACGACAAACCGATGATCTATTATCCTTTGTCTACCCTGATGAGCGCGGGGATCAGCGAGATACTCATCATTACTACGCCTCACGATCACGAAAACTTCAAACGTCTGCTAGGCGATGGCAAGCGCTTAGGGTGCAACTTTACCTACGCCGTTCAAGAGGAACCCAACGGACTTGCACAGGCATTTGTGATTGGCGAGGAGTTTATCGGAAAAGACAAAGTAGCCTTGATTCTAGGCGACAATATCTTTTACGGTTATGGCTTGGAAGAGCTGCTATCTGAGAATAATGATCCTGAAGGTGGAATAGTCTATGCCTATCACGTTTCAGACCCGGAACGGTACGGTGTAGTGGAGTTTGACAAAGAAATGAAGGCACTGAGTATTGAGGAAAAGCCTGAAAAACCTAAGTCGAATTACGCAGTTCCGGGACTTTATTTCTATGACAACAGCGTTGTGGAGATAGCTAAAAACCTTAAGCCTAGCGCTCGCGGTGAATACGAGATTACTGATGTAAACAAAGCGTATTTGGCCCAAGGAAAATTGCAGGTATCTGTAATGAATCGAGGAACGGCTTGGCTGGATACGGGTACGTTTTCTTCACTTATGGCAGCAGGCCAATTCGTAGAAGTAATCGAAGATCGTCAAGGGCTCAAAGTCGGTTGCATAGAAGAGGTGGCTTATCGAAAAGGATTTATTGACGCCGATCAGCTCAACCAAATTGCCCAACCTTTTGTTAAAAGCGGCTACGGACAGTATCTGCTTAATTTGATTAAATGA
- a CDS encoding TIGR01777 family oxidoreductase has protein sequence MKILISGGSGLIGSALTKLLLANGHEVNHLSRSKSSENNIPTFVWDLAKGEIDAAAFQGVEAIIHLAGAGIADGRWTDNRKKIIIDSRVESANLLYRKAKELNTPLKVFVSASGISYYGMDTTEKIYSETDPPSDDFIGTCCVLWEKAADQFSDLARVVKLRTGIVLSANGGALEKIAQPVKFGFGAPLGSGEQWVPYIHIDDLCAMYLEAIENENYHGVYNAVNGDHVTNKDLTKETAKALKKPLWLPNVPSFVLRAVFGEMGRLILEGSRASAKKIKSAGFQFKYNTLRDALRNIYGN, from the coding sequence ATGAAAATCCTCATCTCCGGTGGTTCGGGCCTCATAGGCTCGGCATTGACAAAATTGCTCTTAGCAAATGGGCACGAAGTCAACCACCTTTCCAGAAGTAAGTCATCTGAAAATAATATTCCGACTTTCGTGTGGGATCTCGCAAAAGGCGAAATTGACGCCGCTGCCTTTCAGGGTGTTGAAGCCATCATTCATTTGGCGGGAGCCGGCATAGCCGATGGCAGATGGACGGATAATCGGAAGAAGATCATCATTGACAGCCGTGTAGAATCTGCCAACCTTCTTTACCGAAAGGCCAAAGAGCTCAATACACCACTCAAAGTTTTCGTATCAGCCAGCGGAATCAGCTACTATGGGATGGATACGACGGAAAAAATCTATTCGGAAACTGACCCGCCTTCAGATGATTTCATAGGGACTTGCTGCGTGCTGTGGGAAAAAGCAGCAGATCAATTCTCAGACTTGGCTCGAGTGGTGAAACTGAGAACGGGCATTGTATTGTCGGCAAATGGCGGTGCTCTTGAGAAAATAGCGCAACCTGTGAAGTTTGGCTTCGGCGCTCCTCTCGGATCGGGAGAGCAATGGGTGCCCTACATCCACATCGATGACCTTTGCGCAATGTATCTAGAAGCCATAGAGAACGAGAATTACCACGGAGTTTACAACGCGGTAAACGGAGACCATGTGACCAACAAAGATTTGACGAAAGAAACGGCTAAAGCGCTCAAAAAGCCACTATGGTTGCCCAATGTGCCGTCATTCGTTTTGAGAGCCGTTTTTGGAGAAATGGGTCGTTTGATTTTAGAAGGAAGTCGAGCTTCCGCTAAAAAGATCAAATCAGCCGGTTTTCAATTCAAATACAACACGCTTCGGGATGCCCTCAGGAATATTTATGGCAATTAG
- a CDS encoding fasciclin domain-containing protein: MTSCDDDDDEDPPQTTPAPTQTIAELAVASPQFSILVEALTATDLVDAVAADGSLTVFAPNNDAFNEFFDQAGLTDDNNDGSRVDEAAAALGVDAVSELLLYHVIGAEIPASAVVGKTYVGTSSTTSPEGDALSLLAEPANNTVLVNGGNGNNGADKGATVVAADIFATNGVIHEIDGVLELPSVVDHAIFNSDFSELVGAVVAADLVTTLEEADAITVFAPVNSAFEAIQSTVDGLTLEQLTSVLTYHVVGSQVRAEDINPGAVGTLNGQDITIGVDADDVTVTVTDANGGESTVILTNVQGTNGVVHVIDTVLIPTL; encoded by the coding sequence ATGACATCGTGCGATGATGACGATGACGAGGATCCGCCACAAACGACTCCAGCACCAACACAAACTATCGCAGAACTCGCCGTGGCTAGTCCACAATTCAGTATTTTAGTAGAAGCATTAACTGCTACAGATTTAGTAGATGCAGTGGCAGCTGATGGTTCATTGACTGTTTTTGCTCCGAACAATGATGCGTTTAATGAATTTTTCGACCAAGCAGGGTTAACTGATGACAATAATGATGGAAGCCGAGTAGATGAGGCTGCAGCGGCCCTTGGTGTAGATGCCGTTTCTGAATTATTGCTTTACCACGTGATTGGAGCGGAGATACCAGCTTCAGCCGTTGTAGGTAAAACATATGTGGGTACTTCTAGTACTACATCACCTGAAGGAGATGCTTTATCATTGCTAGCTGAGCCGGCAAACAACACCGTATTGGTAAACGGTGGTAACGGAAACAATGGTGCAGACAAAGGTGCAACAGTAGTTGCCGCTGACATATTCGCAACAAACGGAGTGATCCACGAAATTGATGGAGTTCTTGAGCTTCCTTCAGTAGTTGATCACGCCATCTTCAATTCGGATTTTAGCGAATTAGTAGGCGCAGTAGTAGCCGCTGATCTCGTTACAACACTTGAAGAAGCAGATGCGATTACAGTATTTGCTCCTGTAAACAGCGCATTTGAAGCGATTCAATCAACTGTAGACGGATTAACTCTTGAGCAACTTACATCAGTACTTACTTACCATGTAGTAGGTAGTCAAGTTCGTGCGGAAGACATTAATCCGGGTGCTGTAGGAACGTTGAACGGTCAAGACATTACCATTGGGGTAGATGCAGACGATGTTACGGTGACCGTAACTGATGCTAACGGCGGTGAATCTACCGTAATTCTAACTAATGTTCAAGGAACAAACGGTGTGGTACACGTAATTGATACAGTACTTATTCCGACTCTATAA
- a CDS encoding polyprenyl synthetase family protein has product MNSKLDQLRSLLDSEIATYTSHLPEDNLHTPIKYIMSLGGKRIRPSLVLLSANAFGGSVERAMPAALAVEIFHNFTLVHDDIMDEAPLRRGKETVHQKWDTNTAILSGDAMVIEAYKQLALCGAEHLPELLDLFNRTSAEVCLGQQYDMDFEEEEGVSEERYIEMIGLKTAVLLGCSLQMGAILANATKEESEAIYAFGKAAGIGFQLQDDYLDAFGNPENFGKQVGGDIIANKKTYLIIRALQKASEEQRNELEAIYFKGIISDSAEKVERVRQVFLDLEVDKDIQVRSNEYFAEAKRQLDKTNLSTEGREQMEGFLKLLQGRSH; this is encoded by the coding sequence ATGAATTCTAAACTCGATCAGCTGCGATCGCTTCTCGATTCAGAGATAGCGACCTATACTTCTCATCTTCCCGAAGACAATCTCCATACTCCCATCAAGTACATTATGTCCTTGGGTGGCAAGCGCATTCGGCCATCTTTGGTTTTGCTTTCCGCAAATGCCTTCGGTGGCTCCGTTGAAAGAGCCATGCCGGCAGCTTTGGCGGTAGAGATTTTTCACAACTTCACCTTGGTTCACGATGATATCATGGATGAAGCCCCTCTGCGAAGGGGGAAAGAGACTGTGCATCAGAAATGGGATACGAATACCGCCATACTTTCAGGCGATGCCATGGTCATTGAGGCCTACAAACAATTGGCTCTCTGCGGTGCCGAGCATCTTCCCGAGCTTTTGGACTTGTTTAACCGCACTTCGGCTGAGGTTTGCCTCGGTCAGCAGTACGATATGGATTTCGAAGAAGAGGAAGGAGTTTCGGAAGAGCGATATATTGAAATGATCGGGTTGAAAACGGCGGTTCTCCTAGGATGCAGCCTGCAAATGGGCGCCATTTTGGCCAATGCCACCAAAGAGGAGTCAGAAGCGATTTATGCATTTGGCAAGGCCGCGGGTATCGGATTTCAATTGCAAGACGATTATTTAGACGCCTTTGGAAATCCCGAGAATTTTGGAAAACAAGTGGGTGGCGATATCATTGCCAATAAGAAGACCTATCTTATCATTCGCGCTTTGCAGAAGGCTTCGGAGGAACAACGGAATGAGTTGGAAGCCATTTATTTCAAAGGCATTATTTCTGACTCGGCTGAGAAGGTAGAGCGAGTTCGTCAGGTATTTCTGGATTTAGAAGTAGATAAGGATATTCAGGTTCGTAGCAATGAGTATTTCGCGGAAGCTAAACGCCAACTGGACAAAACGAATTTAAGCACTGAAGGAAGGGAGCAGATGGAAGGATTCCTTAAGCTGCTCCAAGGCCGAAGCCACTAA
- a CDS encoding MMPL family transporter codes for MRNRIALLAVVVVVTVFMAFQARTVTMTYKFGGILPKDDSTQIEYDRFTDRFSEDGNILVLGVQGENLHTYPTFAEWYTLGYDLKDIDGIDSVFSEAHLYTLQKNAVEKKFDVRKLVQRRPQSSEEVDSLKKQINSLPFYRNLLYNDSTNASLMMLFVNRDAFNSNRRVEVLEQVEEVVEAFSEKTGLQVHYSGLPYIRTKQTAKIKQELGMFVGLAAGVTALLMLLFFKSFRVMFISLLVVIIGVIWSIGTIGLLGFKLSALMGLIPPLIIVIGVPNCVFLLNKYHNEYRHHGNQIKALSRVIHKVGNATFMTNATTAMGFATFIFTQSAILQEFGVVASINILSVFVLSLIIIPCVFSFIAPPRERHVAHLDRKWVDKVVSILHGLVSNHRRKVYIGTVAILAISIYGATLVEATGNIVDDLPKDDKIITDLNFFEDNFAGVMPLEILVNSLDSSQVTKAKTLKKIERLQEVLEAYPEISRSLAITDAIKFAKQAYYNGLEDRYSLISNYERSFVGPYLRGNESDASKISQMFLDSTQTVTRISAQIADIGTTELDSLMENLKPKVYEIFPRNEYKVTLTGTSIVFLNGTDYLVRNLFISLAIAIFVISILMALLFNSARMVIISLFPNLLPLLFTAGLMGYFGVAIKPSTILVFSIAFGISVDDTIHFLSKYRQELKTRSWDIRTCVLNAVTETGVSMIYTSIILFFGFLVFTASNFGGTVALGTLVSVTLLVAMISNLVLLPSLLLSFHRSLVTKSFREPLLEIINEEEDIELEDLEIRKSE; via the coding sequence TTGCGCAACAGAATTGCGCTATTGGCTGTAGTTGTGGTAGTTACTGTTTTTATGGCCTTTCAGGCGCGAACAGTGACCATGACTTACAAGTTCGGCGGGATTCTTCCAAAAGATGACAGCACCCAAATAGAATACGACCGTTTCACCGATCGTTTCTCAGAAGACGGGAATATTTTAGTTCTTGGAGTTCAAGGAGAAAACCTCCATACATACCCGACTTTTGCAGAGTGGTATACTTTGGGTTACGACCTCAAAGATATCGATGGAATAGACAGTGTTTTCTCGGAAGCCCATCTGTACACTTTGCAAAAGAATGCCGTGGAAAAAAAGTTTGATGTTCGCAAACTCGTTCAGCGAAGGCCCCAATCTTCAGAAGAGGTAGACAGTCTAAAAAAGCAAATCAATAGCCTTCCCTTTTACCGAAACTTACTCTACAACGATTCTACCAATGCGAGCTTGATGATGCTTTTCGTAAATCGGGATGCATTCAACAGCAATAGACGGGTGGAGGTATTGGAGCAAGTAGAAGAAGTTGTAGAAGCATTTTCCGAAAAGACGGGACTTCAAGTTCACTATTCAGGTTTGCCCTATATCCGCACCAAGCAAACGGCCAAGATCAAGCAAGAGCTAGGAATGTTCGTAGGCCTTGCGGCAGGTGTCACGGCTCTGCTCATGCTCCTTTTCTTTAAGAGTTTCCGAGTCATGTTTATCAGCCTTTTGGTGGTAATCATAGGTGTGATCTGGTCCATTGGAACGATCGGACTTCTTGGCTTTAAGCTAAGTGCGTTGATGGGGCTTATACCTCCATTAATCATCGTAATCGGAGTGCCCAATTGTGTATTCCTGCTGAATAAGTACCACAACGAATACCGTCACCACGGAAATCAGATTAAAGCGCTCAGCAGGGTGATCCATAAAGTGGGTAACGCCACATTCATGACCAATGCCACGACGGCGATGGGTTTTGCAACTTTTATATTTACGCAGAGTGCCATATTGCAGGAGTTTGGTGTTGTAGCTTCTATCAATATTCTCAGCGTTTTCGTTTTATCGCTGATTATCATTCCTTGTGTTTTCAGCTTTATTGCTCCTCCGAGAGAGAGACACGTTGCTCATCTCGACCGTAAGTGGGTCGACAAGGTAGTATCCATTCTCCATGGATTGGTCAGTAACCACCGCCGAAAGGTTTATATCGGTACTGTCGCAATTCTCGCTATTTCTATCTACGGTGCCACACTTGTTGAGGCCACGGGAAACATAGTGGACGATTTGCCAAAAGATGATAAGATCATCACTGATCTCAATTTCTTTGAAGATAATTTTGCCGGTGTGATGCCGCTGGAAATTTTGGTCAATTCGCTGGATAGCAGTCAAGTCACAAAGGCTAAAACTCTCAAGAAGATCGAACGGCTTCAAGAAGTCTTGGAGGCCTATCCGGAGATTTCGCGATCACTTGCAATTACTGATGCGATCAAGTTCGCTAAGCAGGCCTATTACAATGGTCTTGAAGATCGCTATAGTTTGATTTCCAATTACGAGAGATCGTTTGTAGGGCCCTACCTTAGGGGGAACGAGTCAGATGCGAGTAAGATTTCACAGATGTTTCTGGATTCGACTCAAACCGTTACGCGCATTTCTGCTCAGATAGCCGATATTGGAACGACGGAGTTGGATAGTCTGATGGAAAACCTCAAGCCAAAGGTGTATGAGATTTTTCCTCGAAATGAGTATAAAGTTACCCTCACGGGAACGAGCATTGTATTTCTGAATGGCACCGATTATTTGGTTAGAAACCTATTTATCAGTCTTGCCATCGCGATTTTTGTCATCTCCATATTGATGGCCCTTCTTTTCAATTCGGCTCGAATGGTGATTATTTCACTTTTCCCGAACTTGTTGCCGCTGCTTTTCACCGCAGGATTGATGGGGTATTTTGGGGTAGCCATAAAGCCTTCTACCATTTTGGTTTTCAGTATCGCCTTCGGTATTTCCGTCGATGATACGATTCACTTCCTCTCAAAATATCGTCAGGAGTTGAAAACCAGATCTTGGGATATTCGCACCTGTGTTTTAAACGCAGTTACTGAAACGGGAGTCAGCATGATCTACACTTCCATCATCCTCTTCTTTGGTTTCTTGGTTTTTACTGCTTCCAACTTTGGGGGAACGGTCGCCCTCGGTACGTTGGTTTCCGTAACGCTTTTGGTAGCTATGATTTCCAATCTAGTCTTGTTGCCGAGTTTACTGCTTTCATTCCACCGCAGCTTGGTCACCAAGTCGTTCCGCGAGCCGCTTTTGGAAATCATCAATGAAGAAGAAGACATCGAGTTAGAGGACTTGGAGATTCGAAAATCGGAGTGA